A region of the Pseudochaenichthys georgianus unplaced genomic scaffold, fPseGeo1.2 scaffold_418_arrow_ctg1, whole genome shotgun sequence genome:
ACTCAAACACCCACACTTGTACAAACTATGTGAGCTGTTGTATCTTAGCAACGGGCAAGGTAATTACTGAGAGAGCCAAGGAGCTGGCATGCTGTCGAGCTGCTTGATCTGATCCCAGCCGCGGAAGAAACAGGAACGCAGAGAATTCCACGGTGTTGCCCAACACAGCACTTAAATATATGCACGCTGCTTAATGTAAGTTTCCGTTGAACAAGCACACGTCTTCTGTTTTATTTCCATGCCTcaaaatgtgtgtgtctgtgttcgcAGGTGGCGAGGTTGTGGACAAAGAGGAAAAAGATGAGTCTGTCATGTAGAAAAGATCCTCACGGCCTCTCCTTGTAGAGACGAGGGAGCCGTGTGGAGAGGGGGTTTGTAGCGtttatacaaatacaaaaaagggCCCCCCGAACAAGGAAGGTGAAACAATGGCTAACCAGAGCTTCGCCATCGATGGACCGGGCAGTTTGCTGGCGGTCCTGGCTTCTCAGAGCAGCATGTCGAGGGGAGGAAGCAGCAGCAGTGGTGGAGGCAGCACTGGAGGAATCTCTGCCACAGATGTGTCCGCCTACTTTAAGCTGGTCTTCTTGGGTCTGATCATCTGTGTCAGCCTGGTGGGGAACCTCCTGGTCTCCCTGCTCGTGCTGAGAGACCGGACCCTTCACAAGGCGCCCTACTTCTTCCTGCTGGACCTGTGCCTGGCCGACGCCGTCCGCTCAGCCGCCTGCTTCCCCTTCGTCCTCGTGTCTGTGCACAACAGCTCGACCTGGACCTACAGCGCCTTGAGTTGTAAGATCGTGGCGTTCATGGCGGTGCTGTTTTGTTTTCACGCTGCCTTCATGCTGTTTTGCGTCGCCGTCACGCGCTACCTTGCCATCGCCCACCACCGATTCTACGCCAAGCGAATGACCATCTGGACGTGTGCCGCCATCATCTCCATGGTGTGGACTCTGGCCGTGGCCATGGCGTTCCCGCCGGTGTTCGACGTGGGGACGTACAAGTTCATCCGCGACGAGGACCAGTGCATCTTCGAACACCGCTACCTGAAGACCAACGACACCCTGGGCTTCATGCTCATGCTGGCCGTCGTGGTGCTGGCGACCCACGGCTTCTACGCCAAGCTGCTGCTGTTTGAGTACCGGCACCGCAAGATGAAACCGGTCCAACTGGTGCCAGCCATCAGCCAGAACTGGACCTTCCACGGTCCCGGGGCGACAGGGCAAGCCGCGGCCAACTGGATCGCAGGGTTCGGTCGCGGCCCCATGCCTCCGACTCTGCTGGGCATCCGTCAGAATCTACACAACCAGCATCGGCGTCTGCTGGGGATGGAGGAGGTTCGGTCGGAGAGGAGACTGGGCAGGATGTTCTACACCATCACCCTgctcttcctggtcctctgggCGCCCTACATCGTGGCCTGCTTCTGGAGGGTGTTCGTGAAGTCCTGCACCATCCCCCAGCGGTACCTCTCCATCACGGTGTGGATGAGCTTCGCCCAGGCCGGAGTCAACCCCATCTTCTGCCTCCTGCTCAACGAGGACCTGAGGAAAGTGCTGAGGGCTCACCTGCCCACCTACTGGAGGACTAAACAACACCTGCCCCAGGACGAGGCCTACTGCATCATGTGATCCGATACACACGAGAGAATGTTTcaggttttcttttttaaaagcgaggatttgaagtgtgtgttttgcacaACGAAACCCGATCTTTGCCAACGATTGCAGGCACGTTATTAAGAACGTTTGAATAAATGGTGCAGAGGTTTGACTTTAGGGGGGGCGATAATGACAAAGCCCTTCTTCCGTTTCTGATGATGTACTGTTTGATTCATCAGTAGGAAAAGATCACAACTATCACCGCTCCAACTAAGTGTGACAGATGCCATTTTAAAATAATGTTGCCTTATTTCAGCGGGACACGCCCCAGAGCTTTCATGAGTGTGTGTCACACGAGGCacacaacagacacacacagggatGACACATCCTTCAATAAAATGTGCTGCAGACTTTTGAATAGAAAGTGTTGATCAGAGCGTTACTAACTCTGAAACACATCAAGGAACTCACAGGGGTCTGAACGGATTAATAGACCACCCCGGACGCCTTCTCATGTACTTCAGAGGAGACTGCAGAATATCGAGATGGACCCAATAACCTTGGATACATTTCAATAGGCGTCGTGAACCCGAAGAGCCCCGAACATGCTTGATTTTTTTGGACTTGATTTAGGGCGTGTCAGGTTTTCTTTgtatcataaaaaaaaaaattgcctGTTTTTCCTTTTATTTGTAAACTATACATGTTAAGCAGATGACACTATTTTGAAATATGACTTGATTTCATATTGTACAGACTGTACGGGGACGTCTATTCCTGcttgtgtgtttttatatagcatttgtgtgtgtgtgtgtgtgtgtgtgtgtgtgtgtgtgtgtgtgtgtgtgtgtgtgtgtgtgtgtgtgagagaagagaggaggggATATGTTGATGATAGAATAGGTTCCAGTAATATTGAGGCCATATGAAAAGCAGCCTCGTCTTGGTTTCTCAAAACCATGCAAAAATTGAACAATATTCAAATGGAAATGTATCCTTTAAATGGATTTCCGTCAAATGTAttctgatttttttttcaagcaAATGTGAAGTACGAGGGATTATGAATAACTACAAAACAACACTTGTGCGGAGGATTTAATTACTTGAATTATgatgtaaatgtaaaaaaattagCAAATGATGATCTTGGGAATGTTTTACTGTTATGCTGACAAAAAGGAATGAAGTGGCCCTTAAAGGGAACCTGAATGTTATAAGGCCCCCCCAGACAACATAAATGTCACAACGTCCTggattttaaaatgttaaaaggcTGGATACGACCACAGAGAAGTTTGCTGTGTGGAAAACCGACTACATGAAGTTGTCTGAAATGTAAGATTCATGTAATACAAATGTCAGACCGACAGGATGTTAGATATGTTTGTGCAGtcaatttttctaaatgtggacACTTGCACAGCATACTGTATTAGCATGCATTCCACTGCATTTCATAGATTCAAGACTTGGGGGTTACAACTTGTACAGATGCTGATATACATGGGAGGGAAAAGTGAAGCAAAAACCGAGGTTCAAACTTTTTACGTCTGGCATTCCTTCGCGAGATGATATTCTGTAACTGTACAGTTTAACTGAGGTGGTTCTTTTGCCCACTCATCAATAAAGACTCTACTTTTGATGCATTATGACGTATGAGCTGCCCATATATGGACATGGCTGGATTattacttcctgtttgtgttcaAGTTAGATTTGAGGCAAATCTGCATGAAATGAAACTGCTACGGTGGCCTGCAGGTGTAAATGTGCTGTAACAGCCCAATAACttccattaaaggtggggtatgtaattcacttcagaaacacttgttgttatattccatggaatgctcttaacatcccgataccaatgaatacattaaatgctttgacaataaatacatacaaatatatcatcagtggaagccgtggcgctgtaaaaagcacgaccaatcatctgagccggctaaagtaactggatggcctacctgcctgtcagccttccatctgggcacaaacttaactcgtgccc
Encoded here:
- the LOC117442363 gene encoding probable G-protein coupled receptor 173; translation: MANQSFAIDGPGSLLAVLASQSSMSRGGSSSSGGGSTGGISATDVSAYFKLVFLGLIICVSLVGNLLVSLLVLRDRTLHKAPYFFLLDLCLADAVRSAACFPFVLVSVHNSSTWTYSALSCKIVAFMAVLFCFHAAFMLFCVAVTRYLAIAHHRFYAKRMTIWTCAAIISMVWTLAVAMAFPPVFDVGTYKFIRDEDQCIFEHRYLKTNDTLGFMLMLAVVVLATHGFYAKLLLFEYRHRKMKPVQLVPAISQNWTFHGPGATGQAAANWIAGFGRGPMPPTLLGIRQNLHNQHRRLLGMEEVRSERRLGRMFYTITLLFLVLWAPYIVACFWRVFVKSCTIPQRYLSITVWMSFAQAGVNPIFCLLLNEDLRKVLRAHLPTYWRTKQHLPQDEAYCIM